A genome region from Leifsonia sp. Root112D2 includes the following:
- a CDS encoding DUF1304 domain-containing protein, translating into MIIIATLIVTLAAALHVGIFIMESVSWTRPAIWKRFGVASQEDANTTKALAYNQGFYNLFLAIGAFIGVIFFGVGWHYPGLALVVFTLGSMLAASIVLVSTGRGYIRAAITQGILPLAGLVLILLS; encoded by the coding sequence ATGATCATCATCGCGACCCTCATCGTCACCCTCGCGGCGGCGCTGCACGTCGGAATTTTCATCATGGAAAGCGTGAGCTGGACCAGGCCGGCCATCTGGAAGCGCTTCGGCGTCGCCAGCCAGGAAGACGCGAACACTACCAAAGCACTCGCGTACAACCAGGGGTTCTACAACCTGTTCCTCGCCATCGGCGCTTTCATCGGCGTGATCTTCTTCGGCGTCGGCTGGCACTACCCCGGGCTCGCGCTGGTGGTGTTCACGCTGGGCAGCATGCTCGCGGCATCCATCGTGCTCGTCTCGACCGGCCGTGGCTACATTCGCGCCGCCATCACGCAGGGCATCCTGCCGCTGGCCGGCCTGGTGCTCATCCTGCTGAGCTAA
- a CDS encoding ROK family transcriptional regulator, which produces MRQTAGELTRAEFDDAQSAAAMYLVLVAETRRTPGSQTSLREANRARIVDAVKKHGGLTQVELAGATGLSAATVSNIVKELTGTGVLHTAPSTRSGRRAQYVTLAHALGLVVGVHYSTRHLRVALSDVAHTVLAEHHMPLAKDHRADNELDRATLLIADMLDSVDSGMSELLAVGIALPAPLKSATGTTARGGILRGWDAVPVADVMQRRLQCPVFVDNASNLAALAEARLGAARGKENAVFLDIGDGIGSGLLLNGRLFRGHNGSAGEFGHITIRENGPLCRCGNRGCLEAIAGGPAILEALKPTYGPLKLGDLVIRAMAGDDACIRAIADAGKHIGVAAANLCNLLDPERIVVGGDLARSGELLLGPLRHAIERSIIVDDESIPDVVQGQLGNRAAVLGALVYAIDQVNIATDEPARS; this is translated from the coding sequence GTGCGTCAAACCGCGGGTGAACTCACCCGCGCAGAATTCGACGATGCCCAATCGGCGGCGGCCATGTATCTTGTTCTCGTGGCAGAGACGCGGCGGACTCCCGGTTCGCAGACTTCACTTCGTGAAGCCAACAGGGCGCGGATCGTCGACGCCGTCAAGAAACACGGCGGTCTGACCCAGGTGGAACTCGCCGGGGCCACCGGACTTTCCGCAGCCACCGTCTCGAATATCGTCAAAGAACTGACCGGCACGGGCGTTCTGCACACGGCGCCGAGCACGCGCAGCGGCCGGCGAGCGCAGTACGTGACGCTGGCCCACGCCCTCGGTCTGGTCGTCGGCGTGCACTATTCGACCCGTCATCTGCGCGTTGCCCTCTCGGATGTCGCCCATACGGTGCTCGCCGAGCATCACATGCCGCTCGCCAAAGACCACCGCGCCGACAACGAACTCGACCGGGCGACCCTGCTGATCGCCGACATGCTCGACAGCGTGGATTCCGGCATGAGCGAACTGCTGGCGGTCGGCATCGCGCTGCCTGCGCCCCTGAAATCGGCGACGGGAACGACGGCCCGCGGTGGAATCCTGCGCGGTTGGGATGCGGTACCCGTGGCCGACGTCATGCAACGTCGGCTGCAGTGCCCCGTCTTCGTCGATAACGCCTCCAACCTTGCCGCCCTTGCCGAGGCGCGACTCGGAGCAGCTCGCGGCAAAGAGAACGCGGTCTTCCTCGACATCGGCGACGGAATCGGTTCGGGCCTGCTGCTGAATGGGCGCCTGTTCCGCGGCCACAACGGCAGCGCAGGCGAGTTCGGCCACATCACCATCCGCGAAAATGGGCCACTGTGTCGCTGTGGAAACCGCGGATGCCTCGAGGCCATCGCCGGAGGCCCCGCCATTCTCGAGGCCCTCAAGCCGACGTACGGACCGCTCAAGCTGGGCGATCTGGTCATCCGAGCAATGGCGGGTGACGACGCCTGCATTCGCGCGATAGCCGACGCCGGAAAGCACATCGGCGTCGCGGCGGCAAACCTGTGCAATCTGCTCGATCCGGAGCGCATCGTGGTCGGCGGCGACCTCGCGCGATCCGGCGAGTTGCTACTCGGCCCGTTGCGGCACGCGATCGAGCGCTCGATCATCGTCGATGACGAGTCGATTCCCGATGTGGTGCAGGGCCAACTCGGCAATCGGGCCGCCGTTCTGGGCGCGCTCGTCTACGCCATCGATCAGGTGAATATCGCCACCGATGAGCCCGCGCGAAGCTGA
- a CDS encoding ABC transporter substrate-binding protein, which produces MKIATTRAIVATAALLLTAGTLTACSNGADTATSNKPADTAKAKIGLLLPDSVTARYASADKPYFEARVKELCPDCTVLYANADGDAAKQQQQAESMLTQGIKAMVLDPFDGQAAAAIVNEAKAKNVPVISYDRLINSADSSYYISFDNVKVGELQATALVNELKKTNVPAGSGILMVNGSPTDNNATQFKKGAHSVIDGSGYKVLAEFDTPGWEPPKAQDWVSGQVTKFGKQIKGVYDANDDTANGAIAALKAGGVVPLPPVTGQDASLAGIQRILAGDQFMTVYKAFKPEAYKAAELAVDLIKGNKPKGDTTTKTAGGADIQSFLLTPVAVTTANIEDTVVKDGLYKASDICTAAYAAACTKYGIK; this is translated from the coding sequence ATGAAGATCGCCACCACGAGAGCGATTGTTGCGACAGCCGCGCTCTTGCTCACAGCGGGCACACTCACCGCATGTTCGAACGGCGCGGACACCGCGACGAGCAACAAGCCGGCCGATACGGCCAAAGCGAAGATCGGCCTCCTGCTGCCCGACTCGGTAACCGCCCGCTACGCGAGCGCAGACAAGCCGTACTTCGAGGCTCGGGTCAAGGAGCTCTGCCCCGACTGCACCGTGCTCTACGCCAACGCTGACGGCGATGCCGCCAAGCAGCAGCAGCAGGCCGAATCGATGCTGACCCAGGGCATCAAGGCCATGGTGCTCGACCCGTTCGACGGCCAGGCCGCAGCAGCCATCGTCAACGAGGCCAAGGCCAAGAACGTTCCGGTCATCTCCTATGACCGCCTTATCAACAGCGCCGACAGCAGCTACTACATCTCCTTCGACAACGTGAAGGTCGGTGAGCTGCAGGCAACCGCGCTCGTCAATGAGCTGAAGAAGACCAACGTTCCTGCCGGCAGCGGCATCCTGATGGTCAACGGTTCGCCCACCGACAACAACGCAACCCAGTTCAAGAAGGGTGCGCACAGCGTCATCGACGGAAGTGGCTACAAGGTTCTCGCCGAGTTCGACACACCCGGATGGGAGCCGCCGAAGGCGCAGGACTGGGTCTCTGGCCAGGTCACCAAGTTCGGCAAGCAGATCAAGGGCGTCTACGACGCGAACGATGACACCGCAAACGGCGCCATCGCAGCCCTCAAGGCTGGTGGAGTTGTTCCGCTTCCTCCCGTCACCGGTCAGGATGCCTCGCTCGCCGGAATCCAGCGCATTCTCGCCGGAGACCAGTTCATGACGGTGTACAAGGCCTTCAAGCCGGAGGCATACAAGGCCGCCGAGCTGGCCGTTGACCTGATCAAGGGCAACAAGCCGAAGGGCGACACGACCACCAAGACGGCCGGGGGCGCCGACATCCAGTCGTTCTTGCTGACGCCCGTCGCCGTGACGACCGCCAACATCGAAGACACCGTGGTCAAGGACGGTCTGTACAAGGCATCGGACATCTGCACCGCCGCCTACGCAGCCGCCTGCACCAAGTACGGCATCAAGTAA
- a CDS encoding ATP-binding cassette domain-containing protein — protein MTLEAPATERSTPGREPILSIRRISKGFGAVQALTDIDMDVYPGEVVAIVGDNGAGKSTLVKILAGVHPADSGEISFEGRRVSIPTPAASRALGVATVFQDLALCDNLDVVSNLFLGRELGTGTLDEERMEQQSWTLLRQLSAKIPSVRIAVASLSGGQRQTVAIARSLIGEPQIVILDEPTAALGVAQTAEVLNLIERLRERGLGVVLISHNMADVQAVADRVVVLRLGRNNGDFRVPDVSYEEIIAAITGATDNAVTRRATARPTEETPNA, from the coding sequence GTGACCTTGGAAGCTCCCGCCACCGAGCGCAGCACACCCGGGAGGGAGCCGATACTTTCGATCAGGCGCATCTCGAAGGGATTCGGTGCTGTTCAGGCCCTGACCGACATCGACATGGATGTCTATCCCGGCGAGGTTGTGGCCATCGTCGGCGACAACGGCGCCGGCAAATCGACGCTGGTAAAGATTCTGGCCGGCGTGCACCCGGCAGACTCGGGCGAGATCTCCTTCGAAGGTCGGCGCGTCTCGATTCCCACCCCGGCGGCTTCGCGCGCCCTCGGAGTCGCCACGGTGTTCCAGGATCTCGCGCTGTGCGACAACCTCGACGTCGTCTCCAACCTTTTTCTCGGTCGTGAGCTCGGCACAGGAACACTCGACGAAGAACGCATGGAGCAGCAGTCGTGGACACTGTTGCGCCAGCTCTCGGCAAAGATCCCCTCGGTACGCATCGCGGTAGCTTCGCTCTCCGGTGGACAGCGCCAGACCGTGGCCATCGCGCGATCACTGATCGGCGAGCCACAGATCGTGATCCTGGACGAGCCGACGGCCGCACTCGGCGTTGCGCAGACCGCCGAGGTGCTCAACCTCATCGAACGACTGCGAGAGCGCGGCCTCGGGGTTGTCCTGATCAGCCACAACATGGCCGATGTGCAGGCCGTCGCCGACCGCGTTGTCGTGCTGCGGCTCGGGCGCAACAACGGCGACTTCCGTGTGCCCGACGTGAGCTACGAGGAGATCATCGCCGCCATCACCGGCGCCACAGACAATGCCGTCACCCGCAGGGCCACCGCCCGCCCCACCGAGGAGACTCCGAACGCATGA
- a CDS encoding sugar ABC transporter permease — MTTANNETPAARAADLQDERLIREEGLIGAARAFGRRVRAGDLGSLPVVIGLVLIWAIFQILNQNFLSANNLVNLSIQCAAGGTIAIGVVLVLLLGQIDLSIGSVSGLASAILGVTFVQLHWPLVFAILGALAAGAVIGLIYGFLFTRFGVPTFVITLAGLLAFLGLQLWVLGANGTINLPYTSWIVQFTTSIFLPPWLAYALAALAVIGMAGSDMLRARRRAQAGLSTGSRTIMLIKAVLLLALLVIVVAYLATDRGIAISFLLFVVLVMITNFFLTRTRWGRSVYAVGGNVEAARRAGIKVNRIYISVLMFGSLFAALGGLLAAGRLTAASISSGGGDVNLNAIAAAVIGGTSLFGGRGSAWSALLGVVVIQSISSGLTLLSLDSSVRYMVTGAVLLLAVIIDSLSRRSRASHGQA, encoded by the coding sequence ATGACAACCGCGAATAACGAAACCCCCGCCGCACGCGCCGCCGACCTGCAGGATGAGCGCCTCATTCGTGAAGAGGGGCTCATCGGTGCGGCTCGAGCATTCGGGCGCCGTGTGCGCGCCGGCGACCTCGGATCGCTGCCCGTGGTCATCGGCCTCGTGTTGATCTGGGCCATCTTCCAGATTCTCAACCAGAACTTCCTCTCAGCAAACAACCTCGTCAACCTCAGCATTCAGTGCGCCGCGGGCGGCACCATAGCCATCGGCGTCGTGCTGGTGCTGCTTCTGGGCCAGATCGACCTCTCGATCGGCTCGGTCAGCGGCCTCGCCTCGGCCATACTCGGCGTGACTTTCGTGCAATTGCACTGGCCTCTGGTCTTCGCGATTCTGGGGGCGCTGGCAGCCGGTGCCGTGATCGGCCTCATCTACGGCTTTCTCTTCACGCGCTTCGGAGTTCCGACGTTCGTGATCACCCTCGCCGGCCTGCTCGCGTTCCTCGGCCTGCAGCTCTGGGTGCTCGGTGCCAACGGCACCATCAACCTGCCCTACACGTCGTGGATTGTGCAGTTTACGACGTCGATATTCCTGCCACCCTGGCTCGCCTATGCGCTGGCCGCACTTGCCGTCATCGGCATGGCCGGATCGGACATGCTGCGTGCACGACGACGCGCCCAGGCCGGGCTGTCGACCGGCTCCCGCACGATCATGCTCATCAAGGCGGTTCTGCTGCTCGCGCTGCTCGTGATCGTCGTGGCCTATCTCGCGACGGATCGTGGCATCGCCATTTCGTTCCTCCTGTTCGTCGTGCTGGTCATGATCACCAACTTCTTTCTCACTCGCACCAGGTGGGGCCGTTCGGTCTACGCCGTCGGCGGCAACGTCGAAGCCGCACGGCGCGCGGGCATCAAGGTGAACCGCATCTACATCTCCGTGCTGATGTTTGGTTCGCTGTTCGCCGCCCTCGGCGGCCTGCTCGCCGCCGGCCGCCTGACCGCCGCGAGCATCTCGAGCGGTGGCGGCGACGTCAACCTGAACGCCATCGCGGCGGCAGTCATCGGTGGAACCAGCCTCTTCGGCGGACGTGGAAGCGCGTGGTCTGCACTGTTGGGTGTTGTCGTCATCCAGTCGATCTCCAGCGGTCTGACCCTGCTGAGCCTCGACTCCTCGGTGCGCTACATGGTGACCGGCGCCGTGCTGCTGCTCGCCGTGATCATCGACTCGCTGTCGCGCCGCTCGCGCGCCAGCCACGGCCAGGCGTAA
- a CDS encoding substrate-binding domain-containing protein, with amino-acid sequence MAGPQDTSGGIRRLDAYRAEQGENFEERFVAYGDYGRESGVRAMAELLKRAPELDAVFAANDMMAAGALEALKAACRRARTRQHRAEVRRGPFREGRSMAPQKAI; translated from the coding sequence ATCGCTGGCCCGCAGGACACCTCGGGCGGCATCCGTCGTCTTGACGCGTACCGCGCCGAGCAGGGTGAGAACTTCGAAGAGCGCTTCGTGGCGTATGGGGACTACGGGCGTGAGAGCGGGGTGCGTGCGATGGCCGAGCTGCTCAAGCGGGCGCCCGAGCTCGACGCGGTGTTCGCCGCCAACGACATGATGGCCGCCGGCGCGCTGGAGGCGCTGAAGGCTGCCTGCCGACGCGCTCGAACCAGACAGCACCGGGCCGAGGTCAGGCGGGGTCCTTTTCGTGAGGGGCGAAGTATGGCCCCTCAGAAGGCAATTTGA
- the hemL gene encoding glutamate-1-semialdehyde 2,1-aminomutase, giving the protein MTTNDSLFDRARAVIPGGVNSPVRAYRSVGGTPRFMVSARGPYITDAEGREYVDLVASWGPAILGHAHPDVVKAVQDAASRGLSFGASTPAETELAELVIDRVAAVDELRLVSTGTEATMTAIRLARGFTGRSLLVKFAGHYHGHSDGLLAESGSGLATLALPASAGVPAEIAAQTLVIPYNDRDAVTAVFAEFGDRIAGIIVEAAAANMGVVPPEPGFNAFLAQTAHSHGALLILDEVLTGFRVGPAGWWGLDATYPIDLITFGKVIGGGMPLAALGGRREIMEHLAPVGPVYQAGTLSGNPVAVAAGIATLRAADASVYAALDTTASTVSAAASAALSAAGVAHHVQYAGNLFSILFSESPARNYAEVQRQDAFRYGPFFHAMLDAGVSLPPSVFEAWFVTAAHDEAAIARILEALPAAARAAASAHPAS; this is encoded by the coding sequence ATGACCACGAACGACTCGCTCTTCGACCGCGCCCGCGCCGTCATTCCCGGCGGCGTCAACTCGCCCGTGCGCGCCTACCGCTCCGTGGGCGGCACGCCGCGATTCATGGTCTCCGCCCGCGGGCCGTACATCACCGATGCCGAGGGGCGTGAGTACGTGGATCTCGTGGCCTCGTGGGGTCCGGCGATTCTCGGGCACGCGCATCCGGACGTCGTGAAGGCGGTTCAGGATGCCGCCTCCCGCGGCCTCTCTTTCGGCGCCTCCACCCCCGCCGAGACCGAACTCGCCGAGCTCGTCATCGACCGTGTTGCCGCCGTCGACGAGCTGCGCCTCGTCTCCACGGGCACCGAGGCCACCATGACGGCGATCCGCCTTGCACGCGGCTTCACCGGGCGCTCTCTGCTGGTGAAGTTCGCCGGCCACTACCACGGCCACTCCGACGGGCTGCTCGCCGAATCCGGCAGCGGCCTTGCCACGCTCGCGCTGCCGGCATCCGCGGGAGTCCCCGCAGAGATCGCGGCGCAGACGCTCGTGATTCCCTACAACGACCGTGACGCCGTGACCGCCGTCTTCGCCGAGTTCGGCGACCGCATCGCCGGCATCATCGTCGAGGCCGCTGCCGCGAACATGGGCGTGGTGCCGCCCGAGCCCGGATTCAACGCCTTCCTGGCGCAGACCGCCCATTCCCACGGCGCCCTGCTCATCCTCGACGAGGTGCTCACCGGCTTCCGCGTCGGCCCAGCCGGTTGGTGGGGGCTGGACGCCACCTATCCGATCGACCTCATCACCTTCGGCAAGGTCATCGGCGGCGGCATGCCCTTGGCCGCGCTCGGCGGTCGCCGCGAGATCATGGAGCATCTCGCCCCGGTCGGCCCCGTCTACCAGGCCGGCACGCTCTCGGGAAACCCTGTCGCCGTCGCCGCCGGTATCGCCACGCTTCGGGCCGCGGATGCAAGCGTGTACGCCGCCCTCGACACCACCGCTTCCACGGTCTCCGCCGCGGCATCCGCGGCATTGTCCGCCGCCGGTGTCGCGCATCACGTTCAGTACGCCGGCAACCTGTTCAGCATCCTGTTCAGCGAGAGCCCTGCGCGCAACTATGCCGAGGTGCAGCGCCAGGATGCGTTCCGCTACGGCCCGTTCTTCCACGCCATGCTCGACGCCGGCGTCTCACTGCCGCCAAGCGTCTTCGAGGCCTGGTTCGTCACGGCCGCCCACGACGAGGCGGCGATAGCCCGCATCCTCGAGGCTCTGCCCGCGGCGGCCCGCGCCGCGGCATCCGCTCACCCCGCGTCCTGA
- the hemB gene encoding porphobilinogen synthase: protein MRRLTAENRLHPAELILPLFVREGTSEPLPIQSMPGVVQHSIDSLRRAVTDAATAGLGGVMLFGVPERRDATGTGAIDPDGILNIGTRAVVEEVGDALVVQTDLCLDEFTDHGHCGVLDASGRVDNDATLLRYRDMALAQAEAGSQLLGLSGMMDGQVAAVREVLDAAGHIDTAILAYAAKYASAFYGPFREAVDSQLSGDRRSYQQHPANRREGLREATLDLAEGADVLMVKPAMSYLDVLSDVAAISDVPVWAYQVSGEYAMIEAAAAHGWIDRGRAIEESLIGIKRAGADAILTYWALEIANSLR, encoded by the coding sequence ATGCGTCGGCTCACCGCCGAAAACCGGCTGCACCCGGCCGAGCTGATTCTGCCGCTGTTCGTGCGCGAGGGCACGAGTGAGCCGCTGCCGATCCAGTCGATGCCGGGTGTCGTGCAGCACAGCATCGACTCGCTCAGGCGAGCGGTGACGGATGCCGCGACCGCCGGTCTCGGAGGCGTCATGCTGTTCGGGGTTCCCGAGCGGCGCGACGCGACCGGCACCGGCGCGATCGACCCCGACGGCATCCTGAACATCGGAACCCGGGCGGTGGTCGAAGAAGTCGGCGACGCTCTCGTCGTGCAGACTGATCTGTGCCTCGACGAGTTCACTGACCACGGGCACTGCGGCGTGCTGGATGCCTCGGGCCGCGTCGACAACGATGCCACGTTGCTGCGCTACCGCGACATGGCGCTCGCGCAGGCCGAGGCCGGCTCGCAGTTGCTTGGACTCTCCGGCATGATGGACGGCCAGGTCGCCGCCGTGCGCGAGGTGCTCGACGCGGCCGGCCACATCGACACCGCGATTCTCGCGTATGCCGCGAAGTACGCATCCGCCTTCTACGGTCCGTTCCGTGAGGCCGTCGACTCGCAGCTGAGCGGCGACCGCCGCAGCTACCAGCAGCATCCTGCCAATCGTCGCGAGGGTCTGCGCGAGGCCACGCTCGACCTCGCCGAGGGCGCCGACGTGCTCATGGTGAAGCCGGCGATGAGCTACCTCGACGTGCTCAGCGACGTCGCGGCGATCAGCGATGTGCCCGTCTGGGCGTACCAGGTGTCGGGCGAATACGCCATGATCGAGGCCGCCGCCGCGCACGGCTGGATCGACCGCGGTCGCGCCATCGAGGAGTCGCTCATCGGCATCAAGCGCGCCGGCGCCGACGCGATTCTCACGTATTGGGCGCTCGAGATCGCGAACAGCCTGCGATGA
- a CDS encoding MMPL family transporter, producing MTESTRRDWTPARWLRIVLPAVVLIVWLLAASFGGPTFGKLSSVSKNDQAAFLPASAESTKVNEWQQKFTDSNAIPAIVVLASDATIPKSDLATFAQLGTKLGAVDGVQAPEGSAKTSVAGPIPSEDGKAVEFIVPVADSNNVKSVIAELRTVVADNTGADVRGYVTGPAGLTADLVNAFGGIDGILLLVAVGAVFVILLLVYRSIVLPFLVLFTSIFALTAAILVVYAFASWGWIALSGQSQGILSILVIGAATDYALLLVARYREALAHVESKWAALGRAWKAALEPIVASGVTVIIALLCLLFSDLNSNKSLGPIAAIGIVFSLFSALTLLPMLLVLFGRVAFWPFRPKYAPDDAHPHAHVSQERVAGLEGISGLWRRVGTVVARRPRVTWVVALVLLLACGAGVLQLKANGVSQTDVVLSHSDAAEGQKVLARHFDAGSGSPVVIISDSDKADATLAAVKKTDGITTATLYTGSGRPASTSPAMSPPAPQPVQKSGRVLINATLASEADSQQAEDVVRELRRTLPAVDSGVLVGGVTAIALDTNVTAQSDLIKIIPIVLVVILLILMLLLRSILAPVLLIGSVVISYAAALGVSALVFNHLFHFPGADAAVPLFGFVFLVALGVDYNIFLMTRVREESLGLGTRPGILRGLGVTGSVITSAGVVLAATFAALAVIPILFLVQIAFIVAFGVLLDTVVVRSLLVPAVSYDIGRAIWWPSKLSRAGEVPSRADVGLSGE from the coding sequence ATGACCGAATCCACCCGTCGTGACTGGACACCCGCCCGCTGGCTGCGCATCGTGCTGCCGGCGGTCGTGCTGATCGTGTGGCTGCTGGCCGCGAGCTTCGGCGGGCCGACGTTCGGCAAGCTCTCGTCGGTGTCGAAGAACGACCAGGCGGCCTTTCTGCCGGCCAGCGCCGAGTCGACCAAGGTCAACGAATGGCAGCAGAAGTTCACCGACTCGAACGCGATCCCCGCCATCGTGGTGCTGGCATCCGACGCGACCATACCGAAGAGCGACCTCGCCACGTTCGCGCAGCTCGGCACGAAGCTGGGTGCGGTCGACGGCGTGCAGGCGCCGGAAGGCTCGGCGAAGACATCCGTTGCCGGGCCCATCCCCTCCGAGGACGGCAAGGCCGTCGAGTTCATCGTGCCGGTTGCCGACAGCAACAACGTCAAGTCGGTCATCGCCGAGCTGCGCACCGTCGTCGCCGACAACACGGGCGCCGATGTGCGCGGGTACGTCACCGGGCCGGCGGGGCTCACCGCCGACCTCGTGAACGCTTTTGGGGGTATCGACGGCATTCTGCTGCTCGTCGCTGTCGGCGCCGTCTTCGTGATTCTGCTGCTGGTTTACCGATCGATAGTGCTGCCGTTCCTGGTGCTCTTCACGTCGATTTTCGCGCTCACGGCGGCGATTCTCGTGGTCTACGCGTTCGCGAGCTGGGGCTGGATCGCGCTCAGCGGGCAGAGCCAGGGCATCCTGTCGATTCTCGTGATAGGTGCCGCGACAGACTATGCGCTGTTGCTTGTCGCGCGATATCGAGAGGCTCTCGCACACGTCGAATCGAAGTGGGCCGCGCTGGGCAGGGCGTGGAAGGCGGCGCTGGAGCCGATCGTCGCATCCGGAGTCACCGTGATCATCGCCCTGCTCTGCCTGCTGTTCTCCGATCTCAACTCCAACAAGAGCCTCGGCCCGATTGCGGCGATAGGCATCGTGTTCTCGCTGTTCTCCGCGCTCACCCTGCTGCCGATGCTGCTCGTGCTGTTCGGGCGGGTGGCGTTCTGGCCGTTCCGGCCGAAATATGCGCCGGATGACGCGCATCCGCACGCACACGTGAGCCAGGAGCGCGTGGCGGGTCTGGAGGGCATCAGTGGTCTGTGGCGCCGCGTGGGCACCGTCGTCGCGCGCCGTCCGCGTGTCACGTGGGTCGTCGCGCTCGTGCTGCTGCTCGCGTGCGGGGCCGGCGTGCTGCAGCTCAAGGCCAACGGCGTCTCCCAGACCGATGTGGTGCTGAGCCACTCCGATGCGGCCGAGGGGCAGAAGGTGCTCGCACGGCACTTTGATGCCGGTTCCGGCAGCCCGGTCGTCATCATCAGCGACAGTGACAAGGCGGATGCGACGCTCGCGGCGGTGAAGAAAACCGACGGCATCACGACGGCCACGCTCTACACCGGCAGCGGCAGGCCGGCCTCAACGTCGCCAGCCATGTCGCCACCCGCTCCGCAACCCGTGCAGAAGAGCGGGCGGGTGCTGATCAACGCCACGCTGGCCTCCGAGGCCGACTCGCAGCAGGCCGAAGACGTGGTGCGCGAGCTGCGCCGCACACTTCCCGCCGTGGATTCCGGGGTGCTCGTCGGTGGAGTGACCGCCATCGCGCTCGACACCAATGTCACGGCTCAGAGCGACCTGATCAAGATCATTCCGATAGTGCTCGTGGTCATTCTGCTCATCCTGATGCTTCTGCTGCGCTCGATTCTCGCGCCGGTGCTGCTCATCGGCAGCGTGGTGATCTCCTACGCGGCGGCGCTCGGGGTCTCGGCCCTTGTCTTCAACCACCTCTTCCACTTTCCGGGGGCGGATGCCGCGGTGCCGCTGTTCGGCTTCGTCTTCCTGGTTGCGCTCGGCGTCGACTACAACATCTTCTTGATGACGCGGGTGAGGGAGGAGTCTCTCGGTCTCGGAACCCGGCCGGGCATCCTGCGCGGACTCGGCGTGACCGGCAGCGTGATCACCTCGGCGGGTGTCGTGCTCGCCGCCACGTTCGCGGCGCTCGCGGTCATCCCCATTCTGTTCCTCGTGCAGATCGCGTTCATCGTGGCGTTCGGCGTGCTGCTCGACACGGTGGTTGTGCGCTCGCTGCTCGTTCCCGCCGTCTCCTACGACATCGGTCGCGCCATCTGGTGGCCATCGAAGCTGTCCCGCGCCGGGGAAGTGCCCAGCCGCGCGGACGTAGGCTTATCGGGTGAATGA
- a CDS encoding prenyltransferase encodes MIPALRTSTLAKLTVSSRPVSWINTAFPFAAAYYLSRGHLDATLIVGTLFFLVPYNLAMYGINDVFDYESDLANPRKGGLEGALLDRGLHRVTLVVAIGLCVPFVVVLVLAGTWVSAVVLAISLFAVAAYSIPGLRFKEKPFLDSVTSSVHFVSPAVFGLALAAVVVTPALVAVLVSFFLWGVASHAFGAVQDVMPDREGGIRSIATVMGAAWTVRFAIAAWLLAGLLMLATPWPAPLAGLLALPYIVVALPFRAVADGRSASANRGWKRFIWLNYLCGFLVTLLLIVYSLERPLR; translated from the coding sequence ATGATCCCCGCCCTGCGCACGAGCACGCTCGCGAAGCTGACGGTGTCCTCCCGGCCCGTGAGCTGGATCAACACGGCCTTTCCCTTCGCGGCCGCGTATTATCTCAGTCGGGGCCATCTCGACGCCACCCTGATCGTGGGCACGCTCTTCTTTCTCGTGCCATACAACCTCGCCATGTACGGCATCAATGACGTCTTCGACTACGAATCCGATCTGGCCAATCCGCGCAAGGGCGGCCTCGAGGGCGCGCTGCTCGATCGCGGCCTGCATCGTGTGACGCTGGTGGTGGCGATAGGGCTGTGCGTGCCCTTCGTGGTCGTGCTTGTGCTCGCGGGAACCTGGGTTTCGGCAGTGGTGCTGGCGATCAGCCTCTTCGCTGTCGCGGCATACTCGATACCTGGCCTGCGCTTCAAGGAGAAGCCGTTCCTCGATTCCGTCACCTCGAGCGTGCATTTTGTCAGCCCTGCCGTGTTCGGGCTCGCGCTCGCCGCTGTCGTCGTCACTCCCGCGCTGGTGGCTGTGCTCGTTTCGTTCTTCCTGTGGGGCGTGGCCAGCCATGCGTTCGGAGCGGTGCAGGATGTGATGCCGGACCGGGAGGGCGGCATCCGCTCGATCGCCACCGTCATGGGGGCCGCGTGGACCGTGCGCTTCGCCATCGCTGCGTGGCTGCTGGCGGGCCTGCTGATGCTCGCCACCCCGTGGCCGGCGCCGCTCGCGGGACTGCTCGCCTTGCCGTATATCGTGGTGGCCCTCCCGTTCCGCGCCGTTGCCGATGGGCGGTCTGCATCGGCCAACCGTGGCTGGAAGCGGTTCATCTGGCTGAACTACCTCTGTGGTTTTCTCGTTACCCTGTTGCTGATTGTCTACTCGCTCGAAAGGCCGTTGAGATGA